The sequence CCTGCTCGAGAAGGTGCCGACGTTGCGCCAGGTGCTGACCATCGGGCCGGTGCCACCGGAGCTCGAAGGCAAGGCCGTCGACCTGGCTGCCGAGGCGGCCAAGTACGAGCCGAAGCCGCTGGTGGTTCCCGACCTGGCCGCAGATCACATCGGCAGCCTCACCTACACCGGCGGCACCACCGGCAAGCCGAAGGGCGTCATCGGCACCGTCGGGTCCATCACCGCGATGACGACCATTCAGCTCGCCGAGTGGGAGTGGCCGGAGGCGCCGAAGTTCCTGATGTGCACCCCGCTGTCGCACGCCGGCGCAGCATTTTTCGTGCCGACCATCGTCAAGGGCGGTCAGCTGGTGGTGTTGACCAAATTCGACCCGGCCGAGGTGCTGCGGGTGATCGAGGAGCAGAAGATCACCGCCACCATGCTGGTGCCGTCGATGATCTACGCGCTCATGGATCACCCGGACTCGCACACCCGCGACCTGTCGTCGCTGGAGACGGTGTACTACGGCGCCTCGGCGATGAACCCGGTCCGGCTCCAGGAGGCCATCGACCGGTTCGGCCCGATCTTCGCCCAGTACTACGGCCAGTCCGAGGCGCCGATGGTGATCACCTACCTGGCCAAGGGCGACCACGACCAGAAGCGGCTCACCTCATGCGGTCGCCCGACGCTGTTCGCCCGGGTGGCGCTGCTGGGCGACGACGGCAACCCGGTGCCCCAGGGTGAGGTCGGCGAGATCTGCGTGTCCGGGCCCCTGCTGTCGGGTGGCTACTGGAAGCTTCCGGAGGCCACCGCCGACACCTTCAAGGACGGCTGGATGCACACCGGCGACCTGGCCCGCGAGGACGAAGACGGCTTCTACTACATCGTGGACCGCACCAAGGACATGATCGTCACCGGCGGTTTCAACGTGTTCCCCCGCGAGGTCGAGGACGTCATCGCCGAGCACCCGTCGGTGGCCCAGGTGTGCGTGATCGGCACCCCCGACGAGAAATGGGGCGAGGCCGTGACCGCAGTGGTGGTGCTGCGCCCGGGTGTCGCCAGCGATGCCGCCGCGGTGGCCACCATGACCGCCGAGATCCAATCCGCGGTCAAAGAACGCAAGGGTTCGGTTCAGTCGCCCAAGCAGGTGGTCGTCGCCGAATCGGTGCCGGTGACCGCGCTGGGCAAGCCGGACAAGAAGGCGGTGCGCGCCCAGTTCTGGTCCGGCGCAGAGCGTTCCGTCGGCTGAGATCAGCGCAGCGCGGCGGCCAGCTGCCGCCACTGCTCCCGCGGGAAGGCGCGCGGGTCGGCATCCAGCAGCTGGACGCAGACGTGGTCCGCGCCGGCGGCCCGGTGCTCGGCGACCCGGCTGGTCACGGCCTCCGGGGTTCCCCAGGCGATGATCGCGTCGAACAACCGGTCGCTGACGCCGGCGATGTCATCCTCGGTGAATCCCGACCGCAGCAGGTTGTTGGCGTAGTTGGGCAGCGCCAGGTAGGAGCCCAGCCACTTGGTGCCGATCGCGCGCGCCTCCTCGCGGCTGGCGCACAAGATGGCGGTCTGCTCGGGCAGCAGCAACGGTCCCTCGCCCAGCTGCTCGCGGGCAAACCGAGTGTGCGCAGGCGTGGTCAGGTACGGGTGGGCGCCGCGGCTACGGGCGGCGGCCAAGTCGAGCATCTTCGGGCCCAATGCCGCGAGCACCCGCGACTCGACCGGCACGGGCGCCTCGGCAGCGTCGAGCCCGTCGAGAAACTCGCTCATGGCGCGCAGCGGCCGGCGGTATCGCCCGGGATCCCCGGCGTCGATCAGCGGTGCATGGCTGACACCGATACCGAGCAGGAACCGATCACCGTGTGCCGCACTCAGCGCTGCGTAGGACGCCGCGACGTCGGCCGGGCTGTGCATCCACAGGTTCAGGATGCCGGTGGCGATGACCGCGCGGCGGGTGGCCGCCAACAGGTTGCCCACCGCGTCGAACACCGGACCACCGACATCCGGGATCCACAGCGCGCCGAAGCCCAGTTCCTCCAATTCGGCGGCCGCTTCGGCGGCCTCGCCCTGATCGCCGTAGCGCAGCGGCGCACTCCAGATCCCGACACCCGAGATGTTCACCATCGCCCCAGGATGGCATAGCGCGGTCGGCGGTCTACCGTCGCCGGCCGTATCGGTCGGCGAGCTTCTGCTCGACGGTCATCGGCGGCGCGGGCTCATCGGCATCGGCCTGATCCTGCGTCGCGGCGCGCTCCTCCCGCCGGGCCCGCAGCTCGGCGAACGCGAAGTACCCCAAACCTATTGGTGCCAGGATCCCGAATGCGATCCACTGAATCCCGTAGGACAGGAACGGCCCGGCATCCCGGCGTGGCAGCGCGATCACACCCAAACCGCCGGGCTGGTCCTCGACGAGCTGCAGATAGGACCCGGTCAGCGGAACGCCGGTCGTCGCCGCGACCTGCTCGGTGTTGATCGAGTACACCTGCCGAAAACCGTTCTCGGTGAAGGGGTTCTTGCCTTCAATGGCGCCTTGCGAGTCACGCAACCGCGCGGTGATGGTGACCTCGGAATCCGGTGGCGCAGGGATCTCCGGCACCCGCGAGCCGCCGTCGTCGGTACGCACGTAGCCGCGGTTCACCAGCACGGTCGGCCCGCCTTTGACCGCGAACGGCGTCAGGACCTCCATCGCCGGCACTCCGTCGATGACCCGCAGTCGCACCAGCACCTGCGCCTCGGCCAGGTAGTGCCCGGTGGCGGTCACCGGCCGCCACTGCTCGTCCGGCGCCGACGAATCCTGATGCGGTAGCAGCGTGGTCACCGGTACGGGTTCGGCGGTCAGTGCGTGTTCGAGTTGGCTGTTCGCCCGGGAAGTGGTGGTGTTCTTGCCCAGCTGCCACGGCGCCAGCACGGTGAAGCACAGGTAGGCGAAGCCCAGCACCACCGCCGCCAGGGCCAGCCAGCTCGGGCGCAGCAGGAAGGCCAGGCGTCGCATCAGCCGCTCTCGCCCAACGCCAGCTGCCCGTCTACCCAGGCATGCAGTCCCGGTAGCGCGGCCGCGATGACGGTGAAGGCCCGCACGAAATCGTCATGACCGCCGTAGTAGGGATCGTCGACGTCCGGTACGGCCGCACCCGAACGCGGGTCGAAGGACCGCAGCATCCGGATCCGCTCGGCCGGAATGCCCAGCCCCTGCAGCAGCCCGACGTGGTTGCGTCCCAGCGCCACCACCAGGTCCGCGGCCTCGTGCTCGGGCCCGACCTGGGCGGCGCGATGCTCCACCGGATAACCGTTGTCGCGCAGCACCCGATTGGTGCGTTCGTCGGCGCCCTTGCCGACATGCCAGTCCGCGGTTCCGGCGCTGGTCACCCGCACGG is a genomic window of Mycolicibacter heraklionensis containing:
- the fadD8 gene encoding fatty-acid--CoA ligase FadD8, producing MSTQSMRQPIHSGHLTAGALKRNQDKPVLFLGDTTLTGGQLAERISQYIQAFESLGADMFGLLSLNRPEVLMIIGAGQIQGHRRTALHPLGSLDDHAYVLADAEVDTLVIDPTPAFVERALGLLEKVPTLRQVLTIGPVPPELEGKAVDLAAEAAKYEPKPLVVPDLAADHIGSLTYTGGTTGKPKGVIGTVGSITAMTTIQLAEWEWPEAPKFLMCTPLSHAGAAFFVPTIVKGGQLVVLTKFDPAEVLRVIEEQKITATMLVPSMIYALMDHPDSHTRDLSSLETVYYGASAMNPVRLQEAIDRFGPIFAQYYGQSEAPMVITYLAKGDHDQKRLTSCGRPTLFARVALLGDDGNPVPQGEVGEICVSGPLLSGGYWKLPEATADTFKDGWMHTGDLAREDEDGFYYIVDRTKDMIVTGGFNVFPREVEDVIAEHPSVAQVCVIGTPDEKWGEAVTAVVVLRPGVASDAAAVATMTAEIQSAVKERKGSVQSPKQVVVAESVPVTALGKPDKKAVRAQFWSGAERSVG
- a CDS encoding LLM class F420-dependent oxidoreductase — translated: MNISGVGIWSAPLRYGDQGEAAEAAAELEELGFGALWIPDVGGPVFDAVGNLLAATRRAVIATGILNLWMHSPADVAASYAALSAAHGDRFLLGIGVSHAPLIDAGDPGRYRRPLRAMSEFLDGLDAAEAPVPVESRVLAALGPKMLDLAAARSRGAHPYLTTPAHTRFAREQLGEGPLLLPEQTAILCASREEARAIGTKWLGSYLALPNYANNLLRSGFTEDDIAGVSDRLFDAIIAWGTPEAVTSRVAEHRAAGADHVCVQLLDADPRAFPREQWRQLAAALR
- a CDS encoding SURF1 family cytochrome oxidase biogenesis protein, whose product is MRRLAFLLRPSWLALAAVVLGFAYLCFTVLAPWQLGKNTTTSRANSQLEHALTAEPVPVTTLLPHQDSSAPDEQWRPVTATGHYLAEAQVLVRLRVIDGVPAMEVLTPFAVKGGPTVLVNRGYVRTDDGGSRVPEIPAPPDSEVTITARLRDSQGAIEGKNPFTENGFRQVYSINTEQVAATTGVPLTGSYLQLVEDQPGGLGVIALPRRDAGPFLSYGIQWIAFGILAPIGLGYFAFAELRARREERAATQDQADADEPAPPMTVEQKLADRYGRRR
- a CDS encoding low molecular weight protein-tyrosine-phosphatase, with amino-acid sequence MSDPMLHVTFVCTGNICRSPMAEKMFAHQLAQRGLSGTVRVTSAGTADWHVGKGADERTNRVLRDNGYPVEHRAAQVGPEHEAADLVVALGRNHVGLLQGLGIPAERIRMLRSFDPRSGAAVPDVDDPYYGGHDDFVRAFTVIAAALPGLHAWVDGQLALGESG